A single Colias croceus chromosome 10, ilColCroc2.1 DNA region contains:
- the LOC123694934 gene encoding lipid storage droplets surface-binding protein 1 isoform X3, whose product MPTVQKTGLPRLESLQRVAHIPIVESGIGVTEKIYSRIRESNPLIRWYLTLGEKSFDIGVQLALPAVHLLETPIHQLDRFLCKSLDVVEKRVPSIYLPPQAMYTETRQFVLRRTESVKQLGTAVLDSRVTAVTATALDRALTTADKYVDRYLPPDYQDAADVVIIVTSADTTTGGDSGRARAELAIQHGQRLGRKLQRRLTRQALAEAKAIKEQIHVLVYVAELIATDPVLAWQKAKELYASLSKPEPENQARPATLEELVVLLSRETARKVVHLINYTHSDLPKNVRQGLTVVTSHLSTAAETLLKTVPVETALSEVRSWRGKLKALLQHLQDTSKTYLEQLAMFVAGNEEREKITPRSVYEQRDDLAAINGYN is encoded by the exons A TGCCTACAGTTCAAAAAACGGGGCTTCCCCGATTGGAGTCCTTACAAAGGGTCGCACACATACCTATAGTCGAGTCTGGGATTGGCGTCACTGAAAAAATCTATTCAAGGATAAGG GAATCAAACCCTCTAATCCGCTGGTACCTCACCCTGGGCGAGAAATCCTTCGATATCGGAGTGCAACTCGCGCTACCAGCGGTCCACTTGCTTGAGACGCCCATACACCAGCTCGATAGGTTCCTCTGCAAGTCGCTGGATGTGGTCGAGAAACGGGTCCCATCAATATATCTGCCGCCGCAGGCT ATGTACACCGAAACCCGTCAATTCGTGCTGCGTAGAACGGAATCAGTGAAGCAGCTCGGTACAGCTGTGCTGGACTCGCGCGTTACCGCGGTGACGGCCACGGCGCTGGACCGCGCGCTCACTACCGCGGACAAGTACGTGGACAGATACCTGCCGCCGGACTACCAGGATGCTGCTGACG TGGTGATCATAGTGACGAGCGCAGACACCACCACCGGTGGGGACTCAGGCCGGGCCCGCGCGGAACTGGCCATACAGCATGGCCAACGTCTTGGCCGCAAACTGCAGCGACGGCTTACAAGACAAGCGCTGGCGGAAGCGAAGGCGATAAAGGAGCAGATACACGTGCTCGTGTATGTCGCTGAATTG ATCGCAACAGACCCAGTCCTAGCCTGGCAAAAAGCCAAGGAACTATATGCGTCCCTCTCCAAGCCCGAACCAGAGAACCAAGCGCGTCCCGCCACGCTAGAGGAACTCGTTGTGTTACTGTCCAGGGAAACCGCACGGAAAGTCGTCCATCTGATTAACTATACGCACTCTGATTTGCCAAA AAATGTCCGACAAGGTTTGACAGTTGTCACCAGCCATCTGTCAACCGCCGCCGAGACGTTGCTCAAG ACAGTACCGGTGGAAACGGCTCTATCAGAAGTGAGGAGTTGGCGCGGAAAGCTCAAGGCGCTTCTGCAGCACCTACAGGATACATCAAAAACTTACCTA GAACAACTAGCGATGTTTGTGGCGGGAAATGAAGAGCGCGAAAAAATAACGCCGCGTTCAGTGTACGAGCAACGCGATGACTTGGCGGCCATTAACGGATACAActaa
- the LOC123694934 gene encoding lipid storage droplets surface-binding protein 1 isoform X2, producing the protein MTANGKSHGNDSSFSMEVNKRAQGLIAKRAKAYLRAVEKSQCQVPTVQKTGLPRLESLQRVAHIPIVESGIGVTEKIYSRIRESNPLIRWYLTLGEKSFDIGVQLALPAVHLLETPIHQLDRFLCKSLDVVEKRVPSIYLPPQAMYTETRQFVLRRTESVKQLGTAVLDSRVTAVTATALDRALTTADKYVDRYLPPDYQDAADVTSADTTTGGDSGRARAELAIQHGQRLGRKLQRRLTRQALAEAKAIKEQIHVLVYVAELIATDPVLAWQKAKELYASLSKPEPENQARPATLEELVVLLSRETARKVVHLINYTHSDLPKNVRQGLTVVTSHLSTAAETLLKTVPVETALSEVRSWRGKLKALLQHLQDTSKTYLEQLAMFVAGNEEREKITPRSVYEQRDDLAAINGYN; encoded by the exons ATGACAGCTAACGGAAAATCTCATGGAAATGACTCGTCATTTTCTATGGAAGTAAATAAAAGAGCGCAAGGGCTAATAGCAAAGAGAGCAAAAGCATATTTACGTGCAGTTGAAAAGAGTCAATGTCAGG TGCCTACAGTTCAAAAAACGGGGCTTCCCCGATTGGAGTCCTTACAAAGGGTCGCACACATACCTATAGTCGAGTCTGGGATTGGCGTCACTGAAAAAATCTATTCAAGGATAAGG GAATCAAACCCTCTAATCCGCTGGTACCTCACCCTGGGCGAGAAATCCTTCGATATCGGAGTGCAACTCGCGCTACCAGCGGTCCACTTGCTTGAGACGCCCATACACCAGCTCGATAGGTTCCTCTGCAAGTCGCTGGATGTGGTCGAGAAACGGGTCCCATCAATATATCTGCCGCCGCAGGCT ATGTACACCGAAACCCGTCAATTCGTGCTGCGTAGAACGGAATCAGTGAAGCAGCTCGGTACAGCTGTGCTGGACTCGCGCGTTACCGCGGTGACGGCCACGGCGCTGGACCGCGCGCTCACTACCGCGGACAAGTACGTGGACAGATACCTGCCGCCGGACTACCAGGATGCTGCTGACG TGACGAGCGCAGACACCACCACCGGTGGGGACTCAGGCCGGGCCCGCGCGGAACTGGCCATACAGCATGGCCAACGTCTTGGCCGCAAACTGCAGCGACGGCTTACAAGACAAGCGCTGGCGGAAGCGAAGGCGATAAAGGAGCAGATACACGTGCTCGTGTATGTCGCTGAATTG ATCGCAACAGACCCAGTCCTAGCCTGGCAAAAAGCCAAGGAACTATATGCGTCCCTCTCCAAGCCCGAACCAGAGAACCAAGCGCGTCCCGCCACGCTAGAGGAACTCGTTGTGTTACTGTCCAGGGAAACCGCACGGAAAGTCGTCCATCTGATTAACTATACGCACTCTGATTTGCCAAA AAATGTCCGACAAGGTTTGACAGTTGTCACCAGCCATCTGTCAACCGCCGCCGAGACGTTGCTCAAG ACAGTACCGGTGGAAACGGCTCTATCAGAAGTGAGGAGTTGGCGCGGAAAGCTCAAGGCGCTTCTGCAGCACCTACAGGATACATCAAAAACTTACCTA GAACAACTAGCGATGTTTGTGGCGGGAAATGAAGAGCGCGAAAAAATAACGCCGCGTTCAGTGTACGAGCAACGCGATGACTTGGCGGCCATTAACGGATACAActaa
- the LOC123694934 gene encoding lipid storage droplets surface-binding protein 1 isoform X1: MTANGKSHGNDSSFSMEVNKRAQGLIAKRAKAYLRAVEKSQCQVPTVQKTGLPRLESLQRVAHIPIVESGIGVTEKIYSRIRESNPLIRWYLTLGEKSFDIGVQLALPAVHLLETPIHQLDRFLCKSLDVVEKRVPSIYLPPQAMYTETRQFVLRRTESVKQLGTAVLDSRVTAVTATALDRALTTADKYVDRYLPPDYQDAADVVIIVTSADTTTGGDSGRARAELAIQHGQRLGRKLQRRLTRQALAEAKAIKEQIHVLVYVAELIATDPVLAWQKAKELYASLSKPEPENQARPATLEELVVLLSRETARKVVHLINYTHSDLPKNVRQGLTVVTSHLSTAAETLLKTVPVETALSEVRSWRGKLKALLQHLQDTSKTYLEQLAMFVAGNEEREKITPRSVYEQRDDLAAINGYN; encoded by the exons ATGACAGCTAACGGAAAATCTCATGGAAATGACTCGTCATTTTCTATGGAAGTAAATAAAAGAGCGCAAGGGCTAATAGCAAAGAGAGCAAAAGCATATTTACGTGCAGTTGAAAAGAGTCAATGTCAGG TGCCTACAGTTCAAAAAACGGGGCTTCCCCGATTGGAGTCCTTACAAAGGGTCGCACACATACCTATAGTCGAGTCTGGGATTGGCGTCACTGAAAAAATCTATTCAAGGATAAGG GAATCAAACCCTCTAATCCGCTGGTACCTCACCCTGGGCGAGAAATCCTTCGATATCGGAGTGCAACTCGCGCTACCAGCGGTCCACTTGCTTGAGACGCCCATACACCAGCTCGATAGGTTCCTCTGCAAGTCGCTGGATGTGGTCGAGAAACGGGTCCCATCAATATATCTGCCGCCGCAGGCT ATGTACACCGAAACCCGTCAATTCGTGCTGCGTAGAACGGAATCAGTGAAGCAGCTCGGTACAGCTGTGCTGGACTCGCGCGTTACCGCGGTGACGGCCACGGCGCTGGACCGCGCGCTCACTACCGCGGACAAGTACGTGGACAGATACCTGCCGCCGGACTACCAGGATGCTGCTGACG TGGTGATCATAGTGACGAGCGCAGACACCACCACCGGTGGGGACTCAGGCCGGGCCCGCGCGGAACTGGCCATACAGCATGGCCAACGTCTTGGCCGCAAACTGCAGCGACGGCTTACAAGACAAGCGCTGGCGGAAGCGAAGGCGATAAAGGAGCAGATACACGTGCTCGTGTATGTCGCTGAATTG ATCGCAACAGACCCAGTCCTAGCCTGGCAAAAAGCCAAGGAACTATATGCGTCCCTCTCCAAGCCCGAACCAGAGAACCAAGCGCGTCCCGCCACGCTAGAGGAACTCGTTGTGTTACTGTCCAGGGAAACCGCACGGAAAGTCGTCCATCTGATTAACTATACGCACTCTGATTTGCCAAA AAATGTCCGACAAGGTTTGACAGTTGTCACCAGCCATCTGTCAACCGCCGCCGAGACGTTGCTCAAG ACAGTACCGGTGGAAACGGCTCTATCAGAAGTGAGGAGTTGGCGCGGAAAGCTCAAGGCGCTTCTGCAGCACCTACAGGATACATCAAAAACTTACCTA GAACAACTAGCGATGTTTGTGGCGGGAAATGAAGAGCGCGAAAAAATAACGCCGCGTTCAGTGTACGAGCAACGCGATGACTTGGCGGCCATTAACGGATACAActaa